A single genomic interval of Aneurinibacillus migulanus harbors:
- the speE gene encoding polyamine aminopropyltransferase has protein sequence MEQTVSYIQAKDGALWLTEDERENLKISYRIKEIVHSEVSPFQHVTILDSYDFGRMLVLDGVVQTTSMDGFIYNEMISHIPLRFHPNPKRVLIIGGGDCGAAREVAKYENVEQIDMVELDETVVRLCKEHLPEVSGNLSDPRVRFIYNDGVAYVKDYENYYDIIIVDSSDPVGPAEQLFELDFYRNLHRALKEDGIMVCQSQSPVFHADIMGQSHQHIQSLFPVTKVYTAVVPTYPGGMWSFTMGSKRYDKPVESQPSGMETKYVNENIVEACFQLPEFMIQKLRI, from the coding sequence ATGGAACAAACAGTGTCTTATATCCAGGCAAAAGATGGCGCGCTTTGGCTTACGGAAGATGAGCGGGAGAATTTAAAAATAAGCTACCGCATTAAAGAAATCGTCCATTCAGAAGTATCGCCTTTCCAACATGTAACGATTCTAGACTCGTATGACTTCGGCCGTATGCTTGTGCTCGATGGTGTTGTGCAAACCACTTCTATGGATGGATTTATCTATAATGAGATGATTTCCCACATCCCGCTACGCTTCCACCCTAACCCGAAGCGTGTCTTAATCATTGGTGGAGGAGATTGTGGCGCCGCGCGTGAAGTGGCCAAATATGAGAATGTCGAACAAATCGATATGGTGGAACTTGATGAGACAGTCGTTAGACTATGTAAAGAACACCTTCCGGAAGTGTCGGGCAACCTGTCCGATCCCCGTGTACGCTTCATCTATAATGATGGAGTTGCTTATGTTAAAGACTATGAAAACTACTATGACATCATTATCGTAGATTCTTCCGATCCCGTCGGACCGGCAGAGCAGCTTTTCGAACTGGACTTCTACCGCAATTTGCACCGCGCCTTGAAAGAGGATGGCATTATGGTATGTCAAAGTCAATCACCGGTCTTTCATGCTGATATTATGGGACAATCACACCAACACATTCAAAGCCTTTTCCCGGTTACGAAGGTGTATACCGCAGTAGTCCCGACGTATCCGGGCGGCATGTGGAGCTTTACGATGGGCTCGAAAAGGTACGATAAGCCAGTAGAAAGCCAACCTTCCGGAATGGAAACAAAGTATGTGAACGAAAACATTGTGGAAGCTTGTTTCCAGCTTCCGGAGTTTATGATTCAAAAATTACGGATCTAG